The stretch of DNA TTTTAAAAATCTATCCCTTTGTTCATTTGAAGTGAATTGGTCAATCCAAGTTTCGGGGGTGTCGGTTTTTATAAAAAAATGAGAAACCGGCATTACAAAAATATTGGGTAATACCTGGAAAGCCTTTCTGTATAATTTACCAGGGTGATTAGGCAACTCCATCATTACAACATCAATATCATCTATCTCATTATTAAAATTTAAATCTTTAATAGCCATAGCTTGTATCTTAATTTCTATTTTATAGGATCTAATTCATATGATGAAGCATTATACCCTAATTTTGTAATCTTTGATATTTTCTTTGCAACAGGATCTGTAAAATAAACATTCCAATAAGTTTCTTCATTAGACAAAGGAAGATGGGGAATTATTTTAAGTTTTTTACGAGAAGCTTTTTCAGTAAACATATATTTACGATTCTGAAATCTATCAAACTCTTCAAAAACAATAGTAACCAATCCGAAAAGTGTTTCCGGAAAATCGTTTGGAGATTCCCATTCTACCTCTGCATAATCTATGTAACCGTCATTAATTTTATAATTAACATGTATAAATTTTGGTCCCTCTAGCTCTAAAGGTGTTACGTTCTCCGGCCACAATTTTTTTGCCTTATTTATAATAGTTTGGGCTTCAGTCTTCATCATCGCTTCACCGTCATTATCATCTGTCTTGGTGTCCGTGAGGTTGGATTCCTCTTTTAGATTCTTATCAAAAGACTTTTTCAATAATTTAAATAAATAAACAAGTCCATTCTCCATAGCCGGCTTTAGGCGCTCTGCCATATTCATTAGAAGCTGATCTTGCACCTTGTAGAGCTCTTTTTTTGCTTTATTGTACATATCGGTTACTTTAACGTTATGAGTGGAATCTTGTACTCCTATCAGCTGGCGGCAAATCATGTTTGTGTGATAGGTCACCATATGATGGAGCTGGGCGAATGAAACTTCAATGGATTGTACTAAACGCAAGTGAATTTCTTCAATGATAGGAATAAGGAGTTTCTCCATAGGTTTGGACACCAATTTTATCCAACTTAATTTTCTTGTTAGACTACCAGAATAATTTCTGTCTTTACTCTTTTTCATTTCATCGAAGTACCTTATTACAGAATCAGTGTGCATTATAGCATTCTTAATCCACTCTTCAGGATTTACTTCCGGGGCTCCACGAATCCCTATCAAAGCTATCACTCTCAAGGCCATTCTTCCGGAATTGGAAGATTCTTTACTCCCCAAATCTTTATAAATTCCCAGCATATCTGTTAGCCCGGAAGACAAAGTACTCAATTGAACCATATTTAAAATTGATTCAGTGTCCTCCATTAACTTTTTTTTGATCGATGCGAACCAAGTATCATACATTTCTATATTGGCTACTGATGCTGCCACAAAAATGTTAAGCTCATCTAATGTTTTTTTGAAAATATTATATACATCCGTACTATTAGTCTCCGAAATACTTCGTTGAGAAGTAAACTGGCCTGAAAATGCATTCGGCTGATGGGATATCCGAAACAAATCGTTGATACGAAAGCTTTCTTGATCAATAATCATATGCTTTTCCATCGATTTAAAACCTGTTGAAATGATCACGGGATTTTCAACTTTATCCGGATAATATAAATCATGACTTGATACAATTTCCAAATCCTTCACTTTTAGCAGCAATGAGTCATAACTTGGAATTTTGCCGGATGCTATATATTCCTTAGGATCAAGGGGATCATCTACTTTATAAATCAAACCGTCTACATCTAAAGTGCCATTTCGCAGATACTTGGGTATTTCGTTATCCGTCATTCCGTTGGCAGTCAAAAAATCACCGACAATCACATCTTCTGTAAAGGCGATTTCATTTCTTATTTCTTTATCTCTTGCATAAAGTGAGCTATTAAAAATTTTTCTCTTGGCCAAATTGGTAACCGCTATATCTGCTTTGGAAATTCGATAATTATTTTTTGAAGTCAAATCAGGTACGGTAAGCATCCCGTACGGAGTATTACCTACAAGGCTTTGTAAGCTATGGCATAATAAATGAGCCAGCCCAGCTAAACAGGGAAGATACTCTCCTTCAGCTTTTTTTAAAGTAATATAAGGATCAATACATATAATAGATCCCGTACCTTTCTTATTGAAAGCATCTTCCCATACGAGAGGTAGCTCAAACTGAAGATTATTTTTTTTCGTCTGTGCACTATCCGGAAGCATAATCAATACATTTCCTATTTTTTCTCCCTCTTTATTTTCGAAATAACCCACCTTATCGTTTCTCTTTGAGAGCCTTTCCACAAGATGCTTACCACTATTTCCCATTTTTATTTGAGAAAACAGGCCTTCAATAATAGAAACAAAGCTCTTTTTATCCGAATTATTTTCATTTTCTTCTCCAAAGCTATACCAGGGAAGTTTTAATGGCTCCGGCATTACATAAATATTGGGAGCGATTTCATAAGCTTCGGCATAAGACCATTCTCCGGTCTTTTGGGTATAGGGAATTTTTAACATGATTTTACGAGAAAGCCATACAGAATCCTCATCCTGTGGTGAGTCTATAAAACATGTATCCTTACCATTTATGGTAGAATAATCCTCCGAATCTTTTTCATTTTTTTCCTGACGAAGGTGAATCGTATTTCCTAATAATTTCCACGCATGATCATCATTTCCATATGTCCAGGCACCCAGCTTTTGCAGGTAAGACTCCACTTCTTCTTTTTGAATAGATTGATCCTTTCTTATTTCATCAATTTTATTATTAAAATCTGAAATGCGTTCCACAATCATTTGTATTGCATATTGATCAGAAGGCTTCGGCAGAAGTTTTTTATCTTCCCTTATGGCTAATAATAACCGATAATTACTTAACTGTTCCAGATGGTAAGAAAATACATAAAAATCTCTACTCCATGCTGCAATGTCTGCAGCAATTCTTCTTAGCTCAACAATAGAAGGTAATTGTTCCAACCCTATGGGTAATACTTCATGATACAATCTTTCCATAAGATGGATCTGAATCAACATGGCAGATGAGTTTCTTCGCTGGGTTTGATAGGCGTGAATTCCCATCACCTGATTCTTGGCACGTTCTTTTCTTGCCGGCTCGAAAGTAAAGAAATAGGCCTTAAAATATTCTCTAAATTCACTTTTCCATTGTTCGGACATCCCTTTGATTGTCTCTTCCCTTAATTTTTTAAAGCTATCTTTTAAAGGACCAGACTTTACAGGTGTCCATTCATTTCCTGATAAGCCGGAAAAATCACTGATTTCAGCACTTAATTGGTTTAAAGGAATATCATCCAGCCAGGCTTCAAAAATCAATATCCATGCTAGCCAGCCCACTGCTAACTCTGCCTCTTCCATACCAATATTTGGATAGGAAGACAAAACCTGCACTTCCATTTTCCAGGTATCAATATCCTCCCATTTAAATCCTAATTGTAAAAGTCTTTGTTCGTTTAACCAATTTTTCAATATTCCATGAAGATATTCTGGGTTCACTCTGACATTTCTTGAGCTTCCTTTACTTGTTGATACAAACCAACCAGGATAAATTCTTCTATTCATTTTTTTGCCTTGTGTTTCCATATTGATATTATTCTATTTTTGTAATATTCCAAATCTGATTTTTTATATTATCCTGAGATTCTTTAGCAAAAACGATATTTTCAGTGGAATCTTTATCCGGTATAAACGTAAGACAGTCTCCCGCATAGTCTTTTGAAAATAACTTATAGTGTCCTTTTTCGTAAACAAATATAAAATCTAACATAGTGATAAA from Chryseobacterium piperi encodes:
- a CDS encoding terpene synthase family protein — translated: MNRRIYPGWFVSTSKGSSRNVRVNPEYLHGILKNWLNEQRLLQLGFKWEDIDTWKMEVQVLSSYPNIGMEEAELAVGWLAWILIFEAWLDDIPLNQLSAEISDFSGLSGNEWTPVKSGPLKDSFKKLREETIKGMSEQWKSEFREYFKAYFFTFEPARKERAKNQVMGIHAYQTQRRNSSAMLIQIHLMERLYHEVLPIGLEQLPSIVELRRIAADIAAWSRDFYVFSYHLEQLSNYRLLLAIREDKKLLPKPSDQYAIQMIVERISDFNNKIDEIRKDQSIQKEEVESYLQKLGAWTYGNDDHAWKLLGNTIHLRQEKNEKDSEDYSTINGKDTCFIDSPQDEDSVWLSRKIMLKIPYTQKTGEWSYAEAYEIAPNIYVMPEPLKLPWYSFGEENENNSDKKSFVSIIEGLFSQIKMGNSGKHLVERLSKRNDKVGYFENKEGEKIGNVLIMLPDSAQTKKNNLQFELPLVWEDAFNKKGTGSIICIDPYITLKKAEGEYLPCLAGLAHLLCHSLQSLVGNTPYGMLTVPDLTSKNNYRISKADIAVTNLAKRKIFNSSLYARDKEIRNEIAFTEDVIVGDFLTANGMTDNEIPKYLRNGTLDVDGLIYKVDDPLDPKEYIASGKIPSYDSLLLKVKDLEIVSSHDLYYPDKVENPVIISTGFKSMEKHMIIDQESFRINDLFRISHQPNAFSGQFTSQRSISETNSTDVYNIFKKTLDELNIFVAASVANIEMYDTWFASIKKKLMEDTESILNMVQLSTLSSGLTDMLGIYKDLGSKESSNSGRMALRVIALIGIRGAPEVNPEEWIKNAIMHTDSVIRYFDEMKKSKDRNYSGSLTRKLSWIKLVSKPMEKLLIPIIEEIHLRLVQSIEVSFAQLHHMVTYHTNMICRQLIGVQDSTHNVKVTDMYNKAKKELYKVQDQLLMNMAERLKPAMENGLVYLFKLLKKSFDKNLKEESNLTDTKTDDNDGEAMMKTEAQTIINKAKKLWPENVTPLELEGPKFIHVNYKINDGYIDYAEVEWESPNDFPETLFGLVTIVFEEFDRFQNRKYMFTEKASRKKLKIIPHLPLSNEETYWNVYFTDPVAKKISKITKLGYNASSYELDPIK